GCAGTTGCCAGAACACGGCGGCCTCGGCCTGCGCCGGCACGAAGGTGGGCGGCACCTCAAACGCCGCCGCCGCTTCGGGCGAGGCCAGCACCAGGCTGCCGCGCCGCATGCCGTAGGCCGGGTGCGCGCCGCAGCGCCTGCCCAGCACCACGGTGCCGGCCACCAGCCGCGAGGCGAAGCCGTCGCCCGCATCGCCCAGCACGATGGCCGTGCCGCGCCGCATGCGGTCGGCGAAACGCGCGCCGGCGTTGCCGTGCACCAGCAGCAGGCCGCCACGCATGCCGTCCATGCTGCCGGGCAGGGTCGAGGCGGCGTAGTCGCCCACGTGGCCGGTGATGTGCAGCTCGCCGCCCTGCATCTCGCAAGCGGCCATCGCGCCGGCATCGCCACGCACGGTGATGACGCCGCCGCGCATCGCGCCGCCCACGCCGTCGCCGGCGGTGCTGTCGATCTCGATGCGCCCGCCGCTCATCTGCCAGCCGATGTGGTCGACGCGGCCCAGGTCGCCGGCCAGTTGCAGCGTCGGCTCGGCGGCGTCGAAGGTGACGATGTCGAACCAGTCGGCCAGCACGCAGAAGTCGCGGCCATGGGCGAGCGGCAGGCGGGCGATCTGCGCCAGGCTGAGCGCGGCCAGTGCCTCGGGCAGCACGCCGCGCAGGTCCAGGCGCAGCCGTGGCGCGTCGCGCAAGGTGAGTCGGATGCCGTTCATGTCGCGGCCCTCGCCTGCTCGCCCAGCAGCTTGTGCAGGTGGAAGTGATAAGGCCCGAGCTTGCCGCCGTAGTTGCCCGCCGAGATGCGCAGCAGGCCACCGGCCGCACCCAGCGCGATGCCGGCCTGCATGCCTACGCGCATCGCCTCGCCCACCGCGGCTTCGCTCAGGCCGTCGATCACGATCTCCATCACGCAGCGGGTGCGCGCGTCCAGTTCGCTGTGTTTGACCAGGCCGAGCAGGCCGGGGCAGAAGGCGTCGTTGGTCGACGCCATCAGGCTCGGGTACTTGCTGCCCACCTTCGAGCCCGAGCGCACCACGCCGCCGGGGAACGGCATGATGACGTCGCGCAGGCGCTGCATCGCCACCACGGCGGCCTCGGCCGCGGCCAGCGCGGCGTCGGTATCGCGCGCCAGCAGCAGCAGGTTGCCGCCGCCCACGCCCTTGATGACCGCGGTGGTTTCCTGCGCGACGAACTCGCCGTCCATCACCGGCACGCGCCAGTAGCGCTGGCCGGCGATGAGCTTGGAGGTCTGCCAGCCGTCGCCGAAGAAGCGCAGGTTCTTGCCCAGCGGCACGGCTTCACCTTCGGCAATGCCGGAGAAGACGGCGGTGGTCGGGCAGGTCAGCACGCACTGGCCGACCCGCCGCTCGATCTGCTTGGCCAGCTCCTTGCCGCTCATCGAGAAGATCAGGATCGCGATGCCGGGCCGGCCGTCGGGCGTCTCGTCGGGCGGCAGTTCGCGTTCGATGCCGGCCTCGCAGCCGCAGGCGATCACCGAGGTGGCGAAGCCGGTGGCGGCCACCGCGGCGTGGCGGGCCCAGGTCGGGTTGTGGGCGGTGATGATCAGCCGCGTCGCCTTCATCGGGAAGGCTTCGGCAAAGCCGTCGTCGATCACCACGCCGTTGAGTTCGAGCGGCGTTGTTGTCGTGGCCGCGCTCATGCCGACGCTCCCTGGAAACACGCGGTCGGCAGCAGCCGGCCGCCGTGGCAGCACTCGCACAGCTCGTCGCGGTCGATCGCGAGGTGGTCGATGTTGACCGAGCCGTAA
This portion of the Leptothrix cholodnii SP-6 genome encodes:
- a CDS encoding formylmethanofuran dehydrogenase subunit C, coding for MNGIRLTLRDAPRLRLDLRGVLPEALAALSLAQIARLPLAHGRDFCVLADWFDIVTFDAAEPTLQLAGDLGRVDHIGWQMSGGRIEIDSTAGDGVGGAMRGGVITVRGDAGAMAACEMQGGELHITGHVGDYAASTLPGSMDGMRGGLLLVHGNAGARFADRMRRGTAIVLGDAGDGFASRLVAGTVVLGRRCGAHPAYGMRRGSLVLASPEAAAAFEVPPTFVPAQAEAAVFWQLLARDLARLAAAHAPSSPLTDLPRRAITRHLGDLAVDGKGELIVVR
- the fhcD gene encoding formylmethanofuran--tetrahydromethanopterin N-formyltransferase → MSAATTTTPLELNGVVIDDGFAEAFPMKATRLIITAHNPTWARHAAVAATGFATSVIACGCEAGIERELPPDETPDGRPGIAILIFSMSGKELAKQIERRVGQCVLTCPTTAVFSGIAEGEAVPLGKNLRFFGDGWQTSKLIAGQRYWRVPVMDGEFVAQETTAVIKGVGGGNLLLLARDTDAALAAAEAAVVAMQRLRDVIMPFPGGVVRSGSKVGSKYPSLMASTNDAFCPGLLGLVKHSELDARTRCVMEIVIDGLSEAAVGEAMRVGMQAGIALGAAGGLLRISAGNYGGKLGPYHFHLHKLLGEQARAAT